The following proteins are encoded in a genomic region of Synechococcus sp. CBW1002:
- a CDS encoding IS3 family transposase — translation MVDIEEAKLRHRLRQIEAKHIRWDRRMAYRLLRREGWLVNHKRLHRLRREEGLQRPTPRKQKRSRPADGSVRQHQAEHPHQVWGPWTSSSTPPLMAGGSRSIT, via the coding sequence ATCGTCGACATCGAGGAGGCCAAGCTCCGGCATCGCCTCCGGCAGATCGAGGCTAAGCACATTCGTTGGGACCGGAGGATGGCCTACCGCCTGCTGAGGCGAGAGGGCTGGCTGGTGAACCACAAGCGCTTGCATCGTCTCAGGCGGGAGGAAGGGCTGCAGCGCCCTACTCCTCGCAAGCAGAAGCGTTCCCGGCCTGCCGATGGCTCTGTGCGACAGCATCAAGCCGAACACCCGCACCAGGTCTGGGGGCCATGGACTTCCAGTTCGACGCCACCGCTGATGGCCGGCGGCTCAAGGTCCATAACGTGA
- a CDS encoding transposase, giving the protein MSRDLTALAERPGASGEIGAELLGLQQQLFAQWHQWKDGTIDWPMLQQGCRPIRQAFVGTLQRVVELGYQRGERTPWAKTVGTCRQLLQVADGLWTFLEIKGIEPTNNAAERALRHSVIQRKISHGVQSRQGAICRSRLLTVTTSLRQQGRDIWQFVEQALIAHHRGGEMPSLLPNP; this is encoded by the coding sequence GTGAGCCGCGATCTCACCGCCCTCGCCGAACGCCCGGGCGCCAGCGGTGAGATTGGAGCGGAGCTGCTGGGACTGCAGCAGCAGCTGTTTGCTCAGTGGCACCAGTGGAAGGACGGGACGATCGATTGGCCGATGTTGCAGCAGGGCTGCCGGCCGATCCGCCAGGCGTTTGTGGGCACCTTGCAGCGGGTGGTGGAGCTGGGCTACCAGCGCGGCGAGCGAACGCCGTGGGCCAAAACGGTTGGCACCTGCCGGCAGTTGCTCCAGGTGGCTGATGGGCTGTGGACGTTTCTGGAGATCAAAGGCATCGAACCCACCAACAATGCTGCAGAGCGAGCCCTGCGCCATTCGGTGATTCAGCGCAAGATCAGCCATGGCGTCCAATCCCGCCAGGGTGCGATCTGCCGCAGCAGGCTGCTCACGGTCACCACCAGCCTGCGGCAACAGGGCCGTGATATCTGGCAGTTCGTGGAGCAGGCCTTGATCGCCCATCATCGCGGCGGTGAGATGCCATCGCTGTTGCCGAATCCCTGA
- a CDS encoding Nif11-like leader peptide family RiPP precursor — protein sequence MTEEQLPQSFLEFLEAVKGDSALQERLSAAADLDALVAIAKEAGYAISKAEITKAQGMASSAMSELSDEALAGVAGGAWQGPDNVSELQITSPAPGGVDFTRLVFIQRIGQ from the coding sequence ATGACGGAAGAACAACTCCCCCAGTCCTTCCTGGAATTCTTGGAAGCCGTCAAAGGCGATAGCGCCCTGCAGGAGCGCCTCAGTGCGGCTGCAGACCTGGATGCCTTGGTGGCCATTGCCAAGGAAGCTGGATATGCGATCAGCAAGGCTGAGATCACGAAGGCTCAAGGGATGGCCAGTAGTGCCATGAGCGAACTCAGCGATGAGGCACTGGCAGGCGTTGCAGGCGGCGCGTGGCAAGGGCCTGATAACGTGTCTGAACTACAGATCACATCGCCCGCGCCCGGCGGCGTGGATTTCACAAGATTAGTCTTCATTCAGAGGATTGGTCAGTAG
- a CDS encoding IS256 family transposase: MPKTHRAADDLAPLLDGSSAGELIPELARHGLQQLIELEVAAVLGADRHERSEERLGYRNGYRPRSLTTQVGDIDLLIPKLRAGSFLPSILEPRRRVDQALYAVIMEAYIGGVSTRKVDALVGALGSQSGISKSQVSRICQEIDQQVQAFLSRPLQESGYAYVYLDATYLKGRLGKALQVCSRAVVVAMGVNADGRRELLGLKVTDSETEGSLSEFLASLKERGLTGVKLVISDAHVGLTKAIRRQLQGCVWQRCRVHFARNLLQRVPKAHQGMVTAALRSVFAQEDAGEILSRWDDLAASLAESFPKATELMNEAREDVLAFRHFPQPHWKKVWSTNLLERVNEEIKRRTRVVGIFPNDASITRLVGAVLLEQHEHWQLEGRRMFSAESMAAIPELEDLPALLSAAAAEVQDAGPR; encoded by the coding sequence ATGCCCAAGACCCATCGTGCCGCAGATGACCTGGCGCCGCTACTGGATGGCAGCAGTGCCGGCGAGCTGATCCCGGAGCTGGCCCGCCACGGCCTGCAGCAGCTGATCGAGCTGGAGGTTGCCGCCGTTCTGGGTGCCGACCGCCATGAGCGCAGCGAGGAACGGCTCGGCTACCGCAACGGCTACCGGCCCCGCAGCCTCACCACCCAGGTGGGCGACATCGACCTGCTGATCCCCAAACTGCGGGCCGGCAGCTTCCTGCCCTCGATCCTTGAGCCCCGCCGCCGGGTGGATCAGGCCCTCTATGCCGTGATCATGGAGGCCTACATCGGCGGCGTCTCCACCCGCAAGGTCGATGCCCTGGTGGGGGCCCTGGGATCGCAGAGCGGCATCTCCAAATCCCAGGTCAGTCGCATCTGCCAGGAGATCGACCAGCAGGTGCAGGCGTTCCTGAGCCGGCCCCTGCAGGAGTCCGGCTACGCCTACGTCTACCTGGATGCCACCTACCTCAAGGGCAGGCTGGGCAAGGCCCTGCAGGTCTGCTCACGGGCTGTCGTCGTCGCCATGGGGGTGAACGCGGACGGCCGCCGGGAGTTGCTGGGTCTCAAGGTGACAGACAGCGAAACCGAGGGCTCCTTGAGCGAGTTCCTCGCCTCGCTCAAAGAGCGCGGCCTCACTGGCGTCAAGCTGGTGATCAGCGACGCCCACGTGGGCCTCACCAAGGCCATCAGGCGCCAGCTGCAGGGCTGTGTGTGGCAGCGCTGCCGCGTCCACTTCGCCCGCAACCTTCTCCAGCGCGTCCCCAAAGCCCACCAGGGCATGGTCACCGCCGCCCTGCGCTCGGTGTTCGCTCAGGAGGATGCCGGAGAGATCCTCAGCCGCTGGGATGACCTGGCCGCCTCGCTGGCGGAGAGCTTCCCCAAGGCCACCGAGCTCATGAACGAGGCCAGAGAGGACGTGCTGGCCTTCCGTCACTTCCCGCAGCCTCACTGGAAGAAGGTCTGGAGCACCAACCTGCTGGAGCGGGTCAACGAGGAGATCAAGCGCCGCACCAGGGTGGTCGGCATCTTCCCTAACGACGCGTCGATCACCCGCCTGGTGGGCGCGGTATTGCTGGAGCAGCACGAGCACTGGCAGCTGGAGGGACGCCGCATGTTCTCAGCCGAGAGCATGGCCGCCATCCCGGAGCTGGAGGATCTGCCGGCCCTGCTCAGCGCCGCCGCCGCAGAGGTGCAAGACGCAGGCCCCAGGTGA
- a CDS encoding IS5 family transposase yields the protein MRGQQERSGSLFSYVSIEERIPTSHPLRRIRKLADQALDRLNPTFCRLYASEGRPSVPPEQLLLASLLQAFYGIRSERLLLEQVHYNLLFRWFVGLSPDDAIWHPTTFTKNRDRLLTDDVMGLFLEKLMGAPEVKPLLSDEHFSVDGTLLQAWASHASLERIDGQEDPPPPPTGPGEGFGAPKEGKKRAKGDFRGIKLSNETHRSSTDPEARLARKSNAHPAQLSYRGHVLMDNRHDLIVDCRVTQATGTGERDAAKEMAADLTGAHQKTVGADKNYDTKGFVAEMRRIGVTPHVAQNTARSGGSAIDGRTTRHVGYSKSINARRGIEKVFGWIKAFGGLRQFKLRGTEKVGAVFGLHVIAYNLIRLGNLLKPAMEAA from the coding sequence ATGCGAGGTCAGCAGGAGCGCAGCGGCTCCTTGTTCTCCTACGTCTCGATCGAGGAGCGGATCCCGACCAGCCATCCACTCAGGCGGATTCGCAAGCTGGCGGATCAGGCCCTCGATCGACTCAATCCCACCTTCTGCAGGTTGTATGCCTCAGAAGGGAGACCATCGGTGCCGCCAGAGCAGCTGCTGCTGGCCTCGTTGTTGCAGGCGTTCTACGGCATCCGCTCCGAGAGGCTGCTGCTGGAGCAGGTCCACTACAACCTGCTGTTCCGCTGGTTTGTGGGCTTGAGCCCTGACGATGCGATCTGGCATCCGACCACATTCACCAAGAATCGTGATCGGCTCCTCACTGACGACGTCATGGGGCTGTTCCTGGAGAAGCTGATGGGAGCACCCGAGGTCAAACCGCTGCTCAGTGACGAGCACTTTTCGGTGGACGGCACGTTGCTCCAGGCCTGGGCGTCACACGCTTCCTTGGAGCGGATCGATGGCCAGGAGGATCCTCCGCCTCCGCCCACAGGTCCTGGCGAAGGATTCGGTGCTCCCAAAGAGGGAAAGAAGCGCGCCAAAGGGGACTTTCGCGGCATCAAGCTCAGCAACGAGACCCACCGCTCCAGCACCGATCCTGAGGCACGGCTGGCCCGGAAATCGAATGCCCATCCAGCGCAGCTGAGCTATCGGGGCCATGTCCTCATGGACAACCGCCACGACCTGATCGTCGATTGCCGCGTCACCCAGGCCACGGGCACCGGTGAGCGGGATGCCGCCAAAGAGATGGCAGCAGACCTCACCGGTGCCCACCAGAAGACCGTCGGCGCCGACAAGAACTACGACACCAAAGGGTTTGTCGCTGAGATGCGGCGGATCGGTGTCACGCCCCACGTGGCCCAGAACACGGCCCGCAGCGGTGGCTCAGCCATTGATGGCCGCACCACCCGTCACGTGGGCTACTCCAAATCGATCAACGCCCGCCGGGGGATCGAAAAGGTGTTTGGTTGGATCAAGGCGTTCGGAGGGCTGCGCCAGTTCAAACTGCGCGGTACCGAGAAGGTCGGCGCCGTGTTTGGCCTGCATGTGATCGCCTACAACCTGATCCGCCTGGGCAACCTGCTCAAGCCCGCGATGGAGGCGGCATGA
- a CDS encoding IS256 family transposase, producing MASLLDGSSAGELIPELARYGLQQLIELEASAVVGADRHERTEERLAYRNGYRPRTLTTQVGDLELQIPKLRSGGFLPTILEPRRRVDQALYAVIMEAYIAGVSTRKVDALVAALGSQSGISKSQVSRICQEIDQQVQAFLSRPLESSSYAYVYLDATYLKGRLGKALQVCSRAVVVAMGVNADGRRELLGLKVGDSENEAFWAEFISHLKERGLGGVRLVISDAHLGLTKAIRRQLQGCVWQRCRVHFARNLLQRVPRAHQGMVTAALRSVFAQESAEEIESRWDDLAASLAERFPKAAALMHEAREDVLAFRHFPKDHWKKVWSTNLLERVNEEIKRRTRVVGIFPNDDAITRLVGAVLLEQHEHWQLEGRRMVSAESMTAIPELDDIPALQAAGA from the coding sequence CTGGCCTCGCTACTCGATGGCAGCAGTGCCGGGGAGCTGATCCCCGAGCTGGCCCGCTATGGCCTGCAGCAGCTGATCGAGCTGGAGGCCTCCGCCGTGGTCGGTGCTGACCGCCATGAGCGCACCGAGGAGCGGCTCGCTTACCGCAACGGCTACCGGCCCCGCACCCTGACCACCCAGGTGGGGGATCTGGAGCTGCAGATTCCCAAACTTCGCTCGGGAGGCTTCCTGCCCACGATCCTTGAGCCCCGCCGCCGGGTGGATCAGGCCCTCTATGCGGTGATCATGGAGGCCTACATCGCTGGGGTCTCCACCCGCAAGGTCGATGCCCTGGTGGCTGCCCTTGGCTCCCAGAGCGGCATCTCCAAATCGCAGGTGAGTCGCATCTGTCAGGAGATCGATCAGCAGGTGCAGGCCTTTCTGAGCCGGCCGCTGGAGAGCAGCAGCTACGCCTACGTCTACCTCGATGCCACCTACCTCAAGGGACGCCTCGGCAAGGCCCTGCAGGTCTGCTCACGGGCTGTGGTGGTGGCCATGGGGGTGAATGCCGACGGCCGCCGTGAACTCCTTGGGCTCAAGGTGGGCGACAGCGAGAACGAGGCCTTCTGGGCGGAGTTCATCTCCCACCTCAAGGAGCGGGGCCTGGGTGGCGTCAGGCTGGTGATCTCGGACGCCCACCTGGGCCTCACCAAGGCCATCCGCAGGCAGCTGCAGGGCTGCGTCTGGCAGCGCTGCCGGGTGCACTTTGCCCGCAACCTGCTGCAGCGGGTGCCCAGGGCCCACCAGGGCATGGTCACCGCGGCCCTGCGATCGGTGTTCGCCCAGGAGAGCGCTGAGGAGATCGAGTCCCGCTGGGACGATCTGGCGGCCTCACTGGCGGAACGCTTCCCCAAGGCTGCCGCACTGATGCATGAGGCCAGGGAGGACGTGCTGGCGTTCCGCCACTTCCCCAAGGACCACTGGAAAAAGGTCTGGAGCACCAACCTGCTGGAGCGCGTCAACGAGGAGATCAAACGCCGCACCAGGGTCGTGGGCATCTTCCCCAACGACGACGCCATCACCCGTCTGGTGGGGGCGGTGCTGCTGGAGCAGCACGAGCACTGGCAGCTGGAGGGCCGCCGCATGGTCTCCGCCGAGAGCATGACCGCCATCCCGGAGCTGGATGACATCCCTGCCCTGCAGGCCGCCGGCGCCTGA
- a CDS encoding IS1182 family transposase — protein MPPSPIDWLPSDHLVFFLLELVEELDFALIMSPARQKDARGEKGYDPRMLTLLLLYAYCIGMASSRKIERACHEDAAFRVLTGNQQPDHSRISDFRRRHLGALEELFVQILRLCQKAGMVSLGQVALDGTKVKANASKHKAMSHQRMLKSEEQLEQEIRELLRKAEILDAQEDGRYGKGKRGSDLPEALSRREDRLERIRQARRELEAETAAAAARERQEQAAAAAKAAEEGPEQQRQECSKTADRVVEKAAAAKDLAIAKANEAGLGPPDLEPLAADQMPHRGLAHKACGTPTKGSQRNFTDPASHIMKSDGNWIQGYNCQAAVDGDYQVIVAIGVSNQPPDVEHLEPMLERTIANTAQLPKTLIADAGYWSEANAEACTARGVDPHIATGREKHGQPPAPTRGPIPKNLDAKGRMNRKLRCKKGREIYARRKTIVEPVFGQTKECRGLRRFLLRGLDNVNGEWALWCLTHNINKLFRFKAALAA, from the coding sequence ATGCCGCCGTCGCCAATCGACTGGCTGCCGAGCGATCACCTGGTGTTCTTCCTGCTGGAGCTGGTGGAGGAACTGGACTTTGCGCTGATCATGTCTCCCGCCCGGCAGAAGGATGCCCGCGGTGAGAAGGGGTATGACCCCAGGATGCTGACGCTGCTGTTGCTGTATGCCTACTGCATCGGCATGGCCTCGTCTCGCAAGATCGAGCGGGCCTGCCATGAGGATGCGGCTTTCCGGGTGCTGACCGGCAACCAGCAGCCGGACCACAGCCGCATCAGCGACTTCCGCCGCCGCCATCTTGGAGCCCTGGAGGAGCTGTTTGTGCAGATCCTGCGCCTGTGCCAGAAGGCCGGCATGGTGAGCCTGGGACAGGTGGCGCTGGATGGCACCAAGGTGAAGGCCAATGCCTCCAAACACAAGGCCATGAGCCACCAGCGGATGCTCAAATCCGAGGAGCAGTTGGAGCAGGAGATCAGGGAGCTGCTGCGCAAGGCCGAGATCCTCGACGCCCAGGAGGATGGCCGCTACGGCAAGGGCAAACGCGGCAGCGACCTGCCTGAGGCACTGAGCCGCCGAGAAGACCGGCTGGAGAGGATCCGCCAAGCTCGCCGGGAACTGGAGGCTGAAACCGCGGCTGCCGCTGCACGGGAACGGCAGGAGCAGGCGGCAGCGGCAGCGAAGGCCGCGGAAGAGGGGCCCGAGCAGCAACGGCAAGAATGCAGCAAGACAGCCGATCGCGTAGTCGAGAAGGCAGCTGCGGCAAAAGATCTGGCGATCGCCAAGGCCAACGAGGCGGGCCTGGGACCACCTGATCTTGAGCCGCTGGCCGCCGATCAGATGCCCCATCGCGGCCTGGCGCACAAGGCTTGCGGCACACCGACAAAAGGCAGCCAGCGCAATTTCACTGATCCAGCCAGCCACATCATGAAGAGCGATGGGAACTGGATTCAGGGCTACAACTGCCAAGCAGCTGTGGATGGGGACTACCAGGTGATCGTGGCCATCGGCGTCAGCAACCAGCCGCCTGATGTGGAGCATCTCGAACCGATGCTTGAGCGCACCATTGCCAACACCGCTCAGCTTCCGAAAACATTGATCGCGGATGCCGGCTACTGGAGCGAGGCCAACGCCGAGGCCTGCACGGCACGGGGCGTCGATCCCCACATCGCGACCGGCAGGGAGAAGCACGGCCAGCCTCCAGCACCAACCCGTGGCCCCATCCCCAAAAACCTGGATGCCAAGGGCCGGATGAACCGCAAGCTGCGCTGCAAGAAGGGACGCGAGATCTACGCCAGGCGCAAGACGATCGTGGAGCCCGTCTTTGGTCAGACCAAGGAATGCCGCGGGCTGCGCCGCTTTCTGCTGCGCGGCCTGGACAACGTGAACGGTGAATGGGCGCTCTGGTGCCTGACCCACAACATCAACAAGTTGTTCAGGTTCAAAGCAGCACTGGCAGCTTGA
- a CDS encoding 2Fe-2S iron-sulfur cluster-binding protein: MANISPIAITFEDTGLVVSTSAGRSFMEICDEFNTPVLIGCRSASCGTCLVRITAGGDNLSPTSETEAILLSVLADGDPQARLACQCTVHGPISVRSF, from the coding sequence ATGGCCAACATATCACCCATCGCCATCACATTCGAAGACACTGGCCTGGTGGTGTCCACCAGTGCTGGCCGTTCCTTCATGGAAATCTGTGATGAATTCAACACTCCAGTTCTCATTGGTTGCCGCTCAGCTTCCTGCGGAACCTGCCTAGTGCGGATTACTGCCGGCGGAGACAATCTCTCACCCACCTCGGAGACTGAAGCGATCCTTCTCAGTGTCCTAGCTGATGGTGATCCCCAGGCTCGCTTGGCCTGTCAATGCACCGTTCACGGACCGATCTCGGTGCGAAGCTTCTGA
- a CDS encoding DUF6444 domain-containing protein has translation MGAPPAGISEADWLSWPAGAREFILDQQGELRAQQEEIEQLRVQLTALATELAHLRERIGRSSRNSSKPPSSDGPGFKPPERRKGSGRKRGGQPGHPGSGPELLPIERVDEVVERHPQACRHCGQRLEGVDPEPLRHQVIEIPPITAVVIEHRMHRLVCPCCSTSTCASVPAEVEASHYGPRLSALVALLGSAFPLSFSKTQALLDQLLGVQISRSAIATIRQRLSAALEQPMQEALAFARQQPVVYVDETGAPTGNADGGSPDGRRGWEWVMVTAMVTVFMQGLRVC, from the coding sequence ATGGGCGCCCCTCCTGCTGGCATTTCCGAGGCGGACTGGTTGTCTTGGCCAGCTGGTGCCAGGGAGTTCATCCTGGATCAGCAGGGGGAGCTACGAGCTCAACAGGAGGAGATCGAGCAGCTCCGCGTCCAACTCACCGCCCTGGCCACCGAACTGGCCCATCTGCGCGAGCGGATCGGCCGCAGCTCCCGCAACTCCTCCAAGCCTCCCTCCAGTGATGGGCCGGGGTTTAAGCCGCCCGAGCGGCGCAAGGGCAGTGGCCGCAAGCGCGGCGGCCAGCCGGGCCATCCCGGATCTGGGCCGGAGCTGCTGCCGATCGAGCGGGTGGATGAGGTGGTGGAGCGCCACCCCCAAGCTTGCCGCCATTGCGGTCAGCGGTTGGAAGGCGTGGATCCAGAGCCGCTGCGCCATCAGGTGATCGAGATTCCACCGATCACAGCCGTGGTGATCGAACACCGGATGCACCGGTTGGTGTGCCCCTGCTGTTCCACCAGCACCTGTGCCTCGGTACCGGCGGAGGTGGAAGCGAGCCATTACGGCCCCCGGCTCAGTGCTCTGGTGGCTCTGCTGGGTAGTGCCTTCCCGTTGAGTTTCAGCAAGACCCAGGCGCTTTTGGATCAGCTGCTGGGGGTGCAGATCAGCCGCAGCGCCATCGCAACGATCCGCCAGCGCTTGAGTGCAGCACTGGAGCAGCCCATGCAGGAGGCCCTTGCGTTTGCCCGTCAGCAGCCGGTGGTCTACGTCGATGAAACCGGTGCCCCCACCGGTAATGCCGATGGTGGCAGCCCCGATGGCCGGCGCGGCTGGGAGTGGGTCATGGTGACCGCCATGGTGACGGTGTTCATGCAAGGACTAAGAGTTTGCTGA
- a CDS encoding mobile mystery protein B, which produces MAGFSTIESALLWLSRQRRPSPLQEAWLRRLHREMFGQSWRWAGQYRTSDKSIGADWRQIRMQVPALLADIAYQVEHRVASVDEIAVRFHHRLVTIHPFPNGNGRHARLIADVLIEQLGAPRLSWGGTGTPQGR; this is translated from the coding sequence GTGGCTGGATTCAGTACTATCGAGTCCGCCCTGCTCTGGTTGTCGAGGCAGCGACGTCCAAGCCCACTTCAGGAGGCCTGGCTGCGTCGCCTTCACCGCGAGATGTTCGGCCAGAGCTGGCGGTGGGCCGGCCAGTACCGCACCAGCGACAAAAGCATTGGTGCCGACTGGCGGCAGATCCGGATGCAGGTCCCGGCCCTGTTGGCTGACATCGCTTATCAGGTGGAACATCGGGTGGCGTCGGTGGATGAGATCGCCGTGCGTTTCCATCACCGCCTGGTCACCATCCACCCCTTCCCGAACGGGAACGGTCGCCACGCACGGCTGATTGCCGACGTGTTGATCGAGCAGCTGGGGGCTCCACGCTTATCCTGGGGAGGTACAGGGACGCCTCAAGGTCGCTAG
- a CDS encoding IS256 family transposase, with protein sequence MELAPLLDGSSAGELIPELVRHGLQQLIELEVAAVLGAERHERSEERLGYRNGYRPRTLATQVGDIDLRIPKLRSGSHLPSILEPRRRVDQALYGVVMEAYVGGISTRKVDALVAALGVQSGISKSQVSRICADIDIQVQAFLNRPLEATGYAYLYLDATYLHGRLGKAMQVCSRAVVVAMGVNADGRRELLGIKVGDSETESFWSEFIGSLKERGLTGVKLVISDAHVGLTKAIRRMLQGSCWQRCRVHFARNLLQRVPKAHQGMVTAALRSVFAQEKTDEIEARWDDLASSLVDRFPKAAELMLHAREDVLAFRHFPPQHWKKTWSTNLLERLNEEIKRRTRVVGIFPNDASITRLVGAVLLEQDEHWQLEGRRMFSAESMAAIPSLAELPTQPSLQEAAA encoded by the coding sequence ATTGAGCTGGCGCCGCTACTGGATGGCAGCAGCGCCGGTGAGCTGATCCCCGAGCTGGTGCGCCACGGCCTGCAGCAGCTGATCGAGCTGGAGGTCGCTGCCGTGCTCGGCGCAGAGCGCCATGAGCGCAGCGAGGAGCGGCTCGGCTACCGCAACGGCTACCGGCCGCGCACCCTGGCCACCCAGGTGGGGGACATCGATCTCCGCATCCCCAAACTGCGCTCCGGCAGCCACCTGCCCTCGATCCTGGAGCCGCGCCGCCGTGTGGACCAGGCCCTCTACGGCGTGGTGATGGAGGCCTATGTCGGCGGCATCTCAACGCGCAAGGTCGACGCCCTGGTGGCCGCCCTGGGAGTCCAGAGCGGCATCTCCAAATCTCAGGTGAGCCGCATCTGCGCTGACATCGACATCCAGGTGCAGGCCTTCCTGAACCGCCCCCTTGAGGCCACCGGCTACGCCTACCTGTACCTCGATGCCACCTATCTCCACGGGCGTCTCGGCAAGGCGATGCAGGTCTGCTCCAGGGCTGTGGTGGTGGCCATGGGCGTCAATGCCGATGGTCGCCGCGAGCTGCTCGGCATCAAGGTGGGCGACAGCGAAACCGAGAGCTTCTGGAGCGAGTTCATTGGCTCGCTCAAGGAGCGCGGCCTCACTGGGGTCAAGCTCGTGATCAGCGACGCGCACGTGGGCCTCACCAAGGCGATCCGGCGGATGCTGCAGGGCAGCTGCTGGCAGCGCTGCAGGGTCCATTTCGCCAGAAACCTGCTCCAACGGGTGCCCAAGGCCCACCAAGGCATGGTCACCGCTGCCTTGCGCTCGGTGTTCGCCCAGGAGAAAACGGACGAAATCGAGGCCCGCTGGGACGATCTGGCCAGCTCACTGGTGGATCGCTTCCCCAAGGCTGCTGAGCTCATGCTGCACGCCCGGGAAGACGTGCTCGCCTTCCGTCACTTCCCGCCTCAACACTGGAAAAAGACTTGGAGCACCAACCTGCTCGAGCGCCTCAATGAGGAGATCAAACGCCGCACTCGGGTGGTTGGCATCTTCCCGAATGACGCCTCGATCACCCGCTTGGTGGGGGCTGTGCTGCTGGAGCAGGACGAGCACTGGCAGCTGGAGGGCCGGCGCATGTTCTCCGCCGAGAGCATGGCCGCCATCCCCTCACTGGCGGAGCTGCCCACGCAGCCTTCCTTGCAAGAAGCAGCGGCCTGA
- a CDS encoding IS3 family transposase, translating into MRLENDSPSFTPVLPQSRAIGPRDLHHAKGRGRWNGSKKSLSCSDAHELRKLVDHDHPELSVSRQCALLGLPRSTLYYQPTPARESTLRIMARIDTLYLEDPCCGSRRMVGYLARDGIPISRDRVRNLMRRMGLRAIYQKPRTTIPGHPSERFPCLVDLSLVTAVDQVWATDITYIPLQKGFLYLVAIVDLFSRNVLSWKLSNSLDTEFCLEALDVALGAGRKPQIFHSDQGCQFTSTDFVARLQAEKIRISWSGRKRCYDNILVERLWRTVKYEEVYLRAYSDGWEAEISLARFLWRYCHVRPHSSLGGRTPHEVYTENESCPSRPGLTMSGTKPVQ; encoded by the coding sequence ATGCGCCTCGAGAATGACAGCCCGTCATTCACCCCTGTTCTCCCTCAGTCCAGGGCAATCGGGCCTCGGGATTTACACCACGCCAAGGGACGCGGCCGCTGGAATGGCTCAAAAAAAAGTCTCAGCTGCTCTGATGCCCATGAACTGCGCAAGCTGGTCGATCACGACCACCCTGAGCTCAGTGTCAGCCGCCAATGTGCGCTGCTGGGGCTGCCTCGATCCACGCTGTACTACCAGCCCACACCGGCGCGGGAATCGACGCTGCGGATCATGGCCAGGATCGATACTCTCTACCTGGAGGATCCCTGCTGCGGCAGCCGCCGGATGGTGGGCTATCTGGCCAGAGATGGGATCCCGATCAGCCGTGACCGGGTGCGAAACCTCATGCGCCGCATGGGTTTACGGGCGATCTACCAGAAACCGCGCACGACGATTCCGGGTCATCCATCCGAGCGCTTCCCCTGCCTGGTGGATCTCAGCCTGGTCACGGCAGTGGATCAGGTCTGGGCCACTGATATCACCTACATCCCGCTTCAGAAAGGCTTTCTCTACCTGGTGGCGATCGTGGATCTCTTCTCCAGGAATGTTCTCAGCTGGAAACTCTCCAACAGCCTTGACACGGAATTCTGCCTGGAAGCCCTGGACGTGGCGCTGGGGGCTGGCCGCAAGCCACAGATCTTCCACTCCGACCAAGGATGCCAGTTCACCTCCACGGACTTCGTAGCAAGGCTGCAAGCCGAGAAAATCAGGATCAGCTGGTCCGGAAGGAAACGCTGCTATGACAACATCCTGGTGGAAAGGCTGTGGCGCACAGTCAAGTACGAGGAGGTGTACCTACGTGCCTACAGCGATGGCTGGGAGGCAGAAATCAGCCTGGCCCGCTTTCTGTGGAGGTACTGCCATGTAAGGCCCCACAGCTCTCTGGGAGGTCGAACTCCCCATGAGGTCTACACTGAGAACGAATCCTGTCCCTCCCGCCCAGGGTTAACGATGTCAGGGACCAAACCTGTCCAATAA